A stretch of DNA from Vibrio sp. ED004:
TATCTAAGTAAACGGGCATAAGAGTTTCCTTTTCTAAAATTCAATCACTTATCTAGATAAGTTCAGATAAATAGGCATCTAAGATGCCTAGATAAACTTCTTACGGATGATTTGAGAAACGAAGTCGATAATGCTTACCGTCACGATAACAATCGACATGATTGCGGCGGTTTGTTGTAGCTGGAAACCTGAGATGGACTGCCAAAGCAACACACCAATACCGCCCGCACCAACCATACCCACAACCGTTGCCGAGCGAATATTCGACTCTAAGCGATACAGTGAATAGGAAATCCAAAGTGGCATCACCTGTGGAATCACGCCGTAAAGAATCACTTCGATTGGGTTTGCGCCTGTCGCTTTCACGCCTTCCATCGGACCGGGTTCAATCGCTTCAATGGCTTCAGCAAAGAGCTTGGCAAGCACGCCAGTTGTGTGAATGAACAGCGCCATCACGCCTGCAAATGGCCCTAATCCGACAACTACGACAAACAGCATCGCAAACACCATTTCATTAATAGCGCGTAAACAGTCCATCAATCGACGAATTGGAAATGTCACCCAGCTTGGCATCAGGTTTTCAGCACTCAGAATGCCGAATGGGACCGCTAACAGAATCGATAACACGGTTCCCCAAATGCCCACTTGAATCGTCACTAGCATTTCAGTTAAGTACACATTGCTTTCACTAAAGTCAGCAGGGAAAAAGTCTTTGCCTAGCTGAACCATGTTCTCAGGGTGTTCAAAGAACATCATTGGTGCCATTTCCGCGCCTTGCCACGCCCAGCTAAGGACCAGTAGTGCTATCACAGCAATCACGCCGTTTTTAATCGACAGCTTTGATGAAGGCTCGTAACTTTGAGTCATTGCAGTCATTATTCTCTACTCTTTTATTGCGCCGCCAACAGCGGAGCATGGGGATGTGGTTAACCTTTCAGCGCATCAATTTCTGTTTGCAGCTGGTCGATTTCGGCTTGGTATTGCGTCATACGATCGGTTCTCACTTTCTCGCTTAGGTTGCTGTTGTTTTCAGCTTCAACTAGCTTCTTGAACGCTTCCATTTGACGAATAGGCAGTAGCTGGTTGTTATCAGTAGCAGCAAAGCCAGACCAAGCCAGTTGATTTAGGTTTTTAAGCTGCTCTGGCTGTTCGCCGTAACTGACGAAGAAATCACGCGCCTTTTGTTTCAAGCCTTCGTTCAAATCTTTGCGGTAGGTAATTACATCTGATGGAATGAGCTCTGACTGCCAAACCACCTTAAGCTTGCTAAACAGCTCAGGGTTCTGATCTTCAATGCGAATAAGGCTCATGGTGTGATTAGTTGCGACATCGACTTGGTTATTCGCTACGGCCATCACGTTAGCGCCATGGCTTGCGGTCACATTGCGGTGAAAATCATTCGCGGAGATGCCATTGTTGGCAAATGCTTCGAAGTTCGGAACGAGAAAGCCCGACGTAGAGTTAGGATCGCCATTACCAAGCTTGAGTGTTTTGTGTTGCTCTAAAACATCTTCAAGTGAGTTGATATTGTCGTTTTCAGCGTTAACAATCAGTAAGCTGTAATAGCCTTGTAAGCCATCTTCATCGATGTAACGAACAAAGGCTTCAGCGTTTGCACGGTTAGCAGCTTCCATCGCCGCCTTATTTCCATAGTAAGCAAAATCCACTTTGCCAAAACGCTGCGCCTGAATAATGCCTGCGTAATCAGGTGCAAAATAGGCGTTCACTGGCATGCCTAACGCTTTACCTAAGTCATCCAGAAGAGGCTCCCAGCGGCTACGCAAGTTTTGTTGTGCATCGGTAGCTATGATGCCAAAGTTGATCGAATCTTTGGCAAAAGCGTGACCAGCAGTGAGTGTCGTCATCAACACGGTCGCTAGCGTCACTGCCTTCTTAATTCCTGATTTCATTGAATGAAACATCTTAAATTCCCTGATACTTAAAAAGACGCAGCGAGCACGTCGTTAGGTTGAATGTGTGGCGTGTTTGTCGATTTTTTAGAACGATATAGCTCTTCAAGCTGAGGTTTAGTCAGTTCCGCACTCTTTCCTTCGTAGAACACTTCTCCGTCTTTAAGCGCTATGATGTTTTCGCAATACTTGAGAGCATGGTCGACTTGGTGGAGTGTTACGATGACAGGAATTCCTTCCTTCTGATTGATGTCCGTAAGCAACTCCATCACGATGCGTGCTGATTCTGGGTCAAGCGAAGCGATAGGCTCATCGGCAAAAATTATTTTGGCTTTCTGCATCAGCGCACGTGCGATTGCGACACGTTGTTGTTGGCCACCGGATAGGTTGTCAACGTGTTGTCCTGCGAAATCTTCCATACCAACTCGACGCAGTGCTTCAAGAGCTTCTCGCTGTTGTTCAACCGTAAAAATACCCGTCAGAGTGCGCCACTTAGGTGTAGAACTCAGCGCGCCAATCAGTACATTGGTCATCACCGATAAGCGGTTAACGAGATTGAATTGTTGGAAGATGTAACCCGCTTGCGCACGGATGTCGCGGACATTACTGTCTGCCTTACCGTTCGCCTGTACCGTTTGGCCAAGCACGTTAATTTGAGAATCCGTGCTTTTATCTCCGATGATCAGACCGCTTAAGTGACGAAGCAGTGTAGATTTACCTGAACCAGACGGGCCAAGTAGCGCTGTCATCTTACGACTGGTAATCGTCAAATTGATGCCATTCAGTGCCTTGTTCGAACCGAATGTTTTGT
This window harbors:
- the phnE gene encoding phosphonate ABC transporter, permease protein PhnE translates to MTAMTQSYEPSSKLSIKNGVIAVIALLVLSWAWQGAEMAPMMFFEHPENMVQLGKDFFPADFSESNVYLTEMLVTIQVGIWGTVLSILLAVPFGILSAENLMPSWVTFPIRRLMDCLRAINEMVFAMLFVVVVGLGPFAGVMALFIHTTGVLAKLFAEAIEAIEPGPMEGVKATGANPIEVILYGVIPQVMPLWISYSLYRLESNIRSATVVGMVGAGGIGVLLWQSISGFQLQQTAAIMSIVIVTVSIIDFVSQIIRKKFI
- the phnD gene encoding phosphonate ABC transporter substrate-binding protein, which translates into the protein MFHSMKSGIKKAVTLATVLMTTLTAGHAFAKDSINFGIIATDAQQNLRSRWEPLLDDLGKALGMPVNAYFAPDYAGIIQAQRFGKVDFAYYGNKAAMEAANRANAEAFVRYIDEDGLQGYYSLLIVNAENDNINSLEDVLEQHKTLKLGNGDPNSTSGFLVPNFEAFANNGISANDFHRNVTASHGANVMAVANNQVDVATNHTMSLIRIEDQNPELFSKLKVVWQSELIPSDVITYRKDLNEGLKQKARDFFVSYGEQPEQLKNLNQLAWSGFAATDNNQLLPIRQMEAFKKLVEAENNSNLSEKVRTDRMTQYQAEIDQLQTEIDALKG
- the phnC gene encoding phosphonate ABC transporter ATP-binding protein, with product MNNIIEVKKVNKTFGSNKALNGINLTITSRKMTALLGPSGSGKSTLLRHLSGLIIGDKSTDSQINVLGQTVQANGKADSNVRDIRAQAGYIFQQFNLVNRLSVMTNVLIGALSSTPKWRTLTGIFTVEQQREALEALRRVGMEDFAGQHVDNLSGGQQQRVAIARALMQKAKIIFADEPIASLDPESARIVMELLTDINQKEGIPVIVTLHQVDHALKYCENIIALKDGEVFYEGKSAELTKPQLEELYRSKKSTNTPHIQPNDVLAASF